Sequence from the Parvicella tangerina genome:
AAAGCATCTTTGATTTTATCTTCTCTTTCTTTGACTGCCTTAAGAATCGGTTTCCATGCATACTTTGCCAAAAGAACGACAAGAGCCACAAAGATCACAGTTTGCCAGAAGAACAAACCAACCGAGAAATCATTCCACAACTTTTCCATTTTGTATAATTATAACGTTTGTATCTATCAATTAAATAATCTAAAGTCGCAGCCAACCGCTGCGACTTTAGATTTAAAAAGAATTAAACTGCGAATAATGCCGCAAATCCAATACCTTCAATCAAAGCTGCCGCAATCAACATAGCAGTTTGAATTTTACCCGCAGCCTCAGGCTGACGAGCAATTGCTTCCATAGCAGATCCACCAATTTTACCGATACCTAAACCTGCACCGATAACTACTAAACCTGCTCCTACCATTACTGGAATGTCCATAATTTATATTTATTTAATTGTTAATAAATCCTTATTTCAATTTAGTGGTGTGGTTCTTCATTTGCCGAACCAAAATACAATGCCGATAACATTGTAAAAATATAAGCCTGTAAAGCTGCCACTAACAACTCCAACAAACTCAACACAAAAGTTAACAAAGCCGATGGACCTGCTGCCACGCCAATACTATTAGCGGTATACATCAACCCTAAAATACTCATGATCACGATATGTCCAGCTGTCATATTCGCGAACAAACGTATCATCAACGAGAATGGCTTAATAAAAATCCCTAGTAATTCAATTGGTGCTAAAACAATCCTCATTGGTTTAGGCACACCTGGCATCCAGAAAATGTGTCCCCAATAATGTTTGTTAGCCGTCAGGTTCGTGATTAAGAATGTCAAGATCGCAAGTGATGCGGTAACCGCAATATTATTCGTAACACTTACTCCAAAAGGAGTCAACCCTGCTAAGTTTAAGAACCAAACAAAGAAGAATACCGTCAAAAGATACCCCATATATTTCTCATAGTTCTTACCAATATTCGGTATAGCAATATCGTCTCTGATAAAAACAATGATCGGTTCAAAAAAGCTGGCTGATTTCTGAGGAACCGCGCTCTGACCATATCGCTGTGCCATTTTCTTGAAGAAGAAAAATAAGAACACCGACATCAATAGAATAATCACTACATTTTTGGTGATGGAGAAATCTAGCACTTTTCCAACTGCATGACCTTCTTTATCATACTCAACATGACCGTGCTCATTGCACTTGTACATGTGTCCGTGATGTATGGTGTAATAATTACCACCAGACTCGGCAATTGTATGAACATGACCATGCTTATCTTTGACCTCCTTAAAGTTAGACGACATGAAAAACTGCACACCATCATCAAAAAGAATTACGGGAAGTGGAATACTCACTCCGGGCATTATGGTAAAACTATGATCATCGTGTAAGTGATGTTCTTTTACTTCATCAACATATCTCTGCTTAACCTCTTTGGGAGCATTTGCTGGTGGCGCTTCATGACCTGATGCGAATCCACTCAACATTGAGAATAAAACTACTACAAACAGCCCTAATTTCTTCAATTTCATAACTCTTCTTTTGAGTCTTTGTTTTAAAATCAGCGGCAAAAGTATGTATTTCCTTCTTTTACGAAAAAGAAAAATACAATTATCTTTTTCAACTGTTAATAAAAATAGATAAACCTTTTGTTTTCAGTTATTAAGATAAAAATAATACACACCAATGTTAATTACTCTTCTTCATCATCTTCCTTGTAAACAATTACATAATCAGGATCCATAGGTACTTTATTCAACACATGTACCAAATAGACTATCTCCACTACAAAAGCAGTTATAT
This genomic interval carries:
- the atpE gene encoding ATP synthase F0 subunit C, which encodes MDIPVMVGAGLVVIGAGLGIGKIGGSAMEAIARQPEAAGKIQTAMLIAAALIEGIGFAALFAV
- the atpB gene encoding F0F1 ATP synthase subunit A — protein: MKLKKLGLFVVVLFSMLSGFASGHEAPPANAPKEVKQRYVDEVKEHHLHDDHSFTIMPGVSIPLPVILFDDGVQFFMSSNFKEVKDKHGHVHTIAESGGNYYTIHHGHMYKCNEHGHVEYDKEGHAVGKVLDFSITKNVVIILLMSVFLFFFFKKMAQRYGQSAVPQKSASFFEPIIVFIRDDIAIPNIGKNYEKYMGYLLTVFFFVWFLNLAGLTPFGVSVTNNIAVTASLAILTFLITNLTANKHYWGHIFWMPGVPKPMRIVLAPIELLGIFIKPFSLMIRLFANMTAGHIVIMSILGLMYTANSIGVAAGPSALLTFVLSLLELLVAALQAYIFTMLSALYFGSANEEPHH